Proteins co-encoded in one Salvelinus sp. IW2-2015 linkage group LG17, ASM291031v2, whole genome shotgun sequence genomic window:
- the LOC111976485 gene encoding uncharacterized protein KIAA2013 homolog produces the protein MWLQQRLKGLPGLLSSSWARRMLIGLLFFLIFYWYLRSDSALRLFSGLGQSGGPAGQCLQTEIHRWKSLVDRGEGIYTTPQEKAVTPFISGNGHFLVDIDSNRLWVASSSQPGSAPVYQTEYSPIVGIHVPGTRAEARATMLWFRKGAVLSVRCVLPGGAGSSRSARDCLIIREEFIAHRSRPNVFLQRIHINNPSERAATLEVSTEMPSFGSKFSAGVEKVEDKEVVLSSGRVVLPEKNQIVLVVVATNKLGSRIQVAAKSEFAENVLSVVWMSEPIESAKLEETFTRLRDGAKKELGELLRANIEDLVQDHQQAWMDLFISGVEMRKITDAHTPSSATVNTTLYYVLSASPAPLLDRRLGTEERARLESSLNYADHCFSGHATMHAENLWPERVSSVAQVLQLVNLWTLTLQKRGCKVLVAAGAHGVMQGAVLSFGGLSFNENHLQFQADPDVLHNSYALRGIHYNQDLINLAVLLDSEGKPFLHVSVKPQEKPVALYACEAGCLNEPVELTSSLVEAKGHVFPVMVTQPITPLLYISTDLRHLQDLRHTLHLKAILAHEEHMAKQYPGLPFLFWFSVASLITLFHLFLFKLIYNEYCGPGAKPLFRSKVTKPSEEMEA, from the exons ATGTGGCTCCAGCAAAGACTAAAGGGCCTACCAGGTCTGCTGTCAAGCAGCTGGGCTAGAAGAATGCTCATTGGACTGCTGTTTTTCCTAATCTTCTACTGGTACCTTCGCTCAGACAGCGCTTTGAGGTTGTTCAGTGGCTTAGGCCAGTCGGGCGGGCCAGCTGGACAATGCCTCCAGACTGAGATCCACAGGTGGAAGTCACTTGTGGACCGGGGCGAGGGAATCTACACTACTCCCCAGGAGAAAGCGGTCACGCCTTTCATCTCAGGTAACGGCCATTTCCTGGTGGACATTGACTCCAACAGACTGTGGGTGGCCTCGTCCTCCCAGCCCGGCTCGGCCCCAGTTTACCAGACTGAGTACTCGCCCATAGTGGGCATCCACGTCCCGGGGACGCGGGCCGAGGCGCGGGCCACCATGCTCTGGTTCCGCAAAGGGGCTGTCCTGTCCGTCCGCTGCGTCCTCCCAGGGGGAGCCGGCAGCTCCAGATCAGCCCGTGACTGCCTCATCATCCGAGAAGAGTTCATCGCCCACCGCAGCCGGCCCAATGTCTTCCTCCAGAGGATCCACATCAACAACCCCTCTGAGCGCGCCGCCACCCTGGAGGTGTCCACCGAAATGCCCTCGTTCGGGAGCAAGTTCTCAGCCGgtgtggagaaggtggaggacAAGGAGGTAGTGCTGTCGTCGGGCCGTGTGGTTCTGCCGGAGAAGAACCAGATAGTGCTGGTGGTGGTGGCCACCAATAAGCTGGGCAGCCGCATCCAGGTGGCTGCCAAATCAGAGTTTGCCGAGAATGTGTTGTCAGTGGTGTGGATGTCGGAGCCCATCGAGTCGGCCAAGCTGGAGGAGACCTTCACCAGGCTCCGAGACGGGGCCAAGAAAGAACTGGGAGAGCTGCTGAGGGCCAACATAGAAGATCTGGTCCAGGACCACCAACAGGCCTGGATGGACCTCTTCATCTCTG GGGTGGAGATGCGTAAGATCACCGACGCACACACGCCATCCAGCGCCACAGTCAACACCACGCTCTACTACGTCCTCTCGGCCTCGCCGGCTCCCCTGCTGGACCGCCGTCTTGGCACTGAGGAGCGCGCCCGTCTCGAGTCCAGCCTCAACTACGCCGACCACTGCTTCAGCGGGCATGCCACAATGCACGCTGAGAACCTGTGGCCGGAGCGGGTCAGCAGCGTGGCCCAAGTCCTGCAGCTGGTCAACCTGTGGACCCTTACCCTGCAGAAGAGGGGCTGCAAGGTGCTGGTGGCGGCGGGCGCCCATGGCGTTATGCAGGGTGCCGTGCTCAGCTTCGGAGGCCTCTCATTCAACGAAAACCACCTGCAGTTCCAGGCGGACCCGGACGTGCTGCACAACAGCTACGCGCTGCGGGGAATCCACTACAACCAGGACCTGATCAACTTAGCTGTGCTGCTGGACTCCGAGGGCAAACCCTTTCTGCACGTGTCAGTCAAGCCCCAGGAGAAGCCTGTGGCACTGTACGCCTGCGAGGCGGGCTGCCTCAACGAGCCGGTGGAGCTGACGTCGTCGCTGGTGGAGGCCAAGGGCCACGTGTTCCCTGTGATGGTGACGCAGCCCATCACGCCGCTGCTCTACATCTCCACGGACCTGCGCCACCTGCAGGACCTGCGGCACACGCTGCACCTCAAGGCCATCCTGGCGCACGAGGAGCACATGGCCAAGCAGTACCCCGGCCTGCCCTTCCTCTTCTGGTTCAGCGTGGCTTCACTCATCACCCTCTTCCACCTCTTTCTCTTCAAGCTCATCTACAATGAGTACTGCGGCCCCGGGGCCAAGCCTCTCTTCAGGAGCAAG